The sequence CACCCAGTGCTCCTGCACGAGCACGGCCTTCATGCCGAGGTGCGCGGCGACCGCGGCCACCTGCCGGGTGTGGTTGGACTGCACGCCGCCGATCGAGACGAGCGTGTCCGCGCCCTGCGCGAGGGCGTCCGGCACGAGGTATTCGAGCTTCCGGACCTTGTTGCCGCCGTAGGCGAGCCCGCTCGCGACATCCTCTCGCTTCATCCAGATGCGCGCCCCACCGAGGTGCGCGCTCAGACGGTCGACCGGATGCACCGGGCTCGGCCCGAACGTCAGTGGGTGGCGTGGGAAATCAGAGATGGGCATGGGCTGGCTCCTGATGCTGGTCGGCAGATTCGGCGGTACGGATGGCTGGGAGGGCGGATGGCTGGGGTCGCGGTGGTCAGGATGGCGGATGTCTCGACGCGGATGCCTCGGACTGCGGATGTCTCGACGCGGATGGTCACGGCGTGGCCGGCGTCTCCTCGAGCTCGAGCAGTCGGCCGAGCGTCGACCAGTTCTCACGCGCGGCGAGCGCGGCCTCGTCGGCGAGGCCGGCCGCGCACAGTTCGACGATGCGCTCATGGTCGGTGACCGACCCGCGGCCCGCGAGCGAGCCGAAGCGGGCGCGTTCGAGGCGGCGCAGTTGCGGGGTGACCTGTTCGAGGAGGGCTGGCAGCAACGGGTTGGCGCTGGCGCGGACGGCCACACCGTGGAAGTCGTCGTCCGCGGCGATCGCGGCGTCCACGTCGCCGGCGTGGAGCGCGGACGAGAACGCGTCGTTGGCCGTGCGCATGGCGTCGAGATCGGCCTGGGTGAGCTG is a genomic window of Agromyces protaetiae containing:
- a CDS encoding GntR family transcriptional regulator, whose amino-acid sequence is MPLTSPRVARPASLRDYAYTELRDAIVSGELAPGERLRDPELEQWLGVSRTPIRDAIARLELAGLVRTQRAKQTIVSPLDTRAALAAQRIAASLHELAVREAVPQLTQADLDAMRTANDAFSSALHAGDVDAAIAADDDFHGVAVRASANPLLPALLEQVTPQLRRLERARFGSLAGRGSVTDHERIVELCAAGLADEAALAARENWSTLGRLLELEETPATP